A part of Candidatus Thermoplasmatota archaeon genomic DNA contains:
- a CDS encoding class I SAM-dependent methyltransferase, with protein sequence MATDPFAELKAKQRESWALFAPIEQMTTPVSGHLVRFAGVRSGMKVLDVACGTGVAAITAARAGATVTGLDFAPELLARAKENAAIAEADAVTWKEGDAENLPFRDGEFDVVLSQFGHMFAPRAQVTADELLRVCKPGGTVAFSTWPPQFMTGRVFALVGSYLPPPPPAAKPDPPPQWGDTTVIRERLGPRVRDLVHDTGTMRWPALSPQHYRQAMESTSGPILQIRKNLANDAKKYQELQRGIEALASTYFTDNVVRMDYLLTRATKI encoded by the coding sequence TTGGCGACCGATCCCTTCGCGGAACTGAAGGCCAAGCAGCGCGAAAGCTGGGCTCTCTTTGCGCCCATCGAGCAGATGACCACGCCCGTGTCCGGGCATCTCGTGCGCTTTGCGGGCGTGCGGTCCGGAATGAAGGTGCTGGACGTGGCCTGCGGCACCGGCGTCGCCGCCATCACGGCCGCGCGCGCGGGCGCCACGGTCACGGGTCTCGACTTTGCGCCCGAGCTTCTCGCGCGCGCAAAGGAGAACGCGGCCATCGCGGAGGCCGACGCCGTCACGTGGAAGGAGGGCGACGCGGAGAACCTTCCCTTCCGCGACGGCGAGTTCGACGTCGTGCTAAGCCAGTTCGGCCACATGTTCGCGCCGCGCGCGCAGGTGACGGCCGACGAGCTGCTGCGCGTGTGCAAGCCCGGCGGCACGGTCGCGTTTTCGACGTGGCCGCCTCAGTTCATGACGGGCCGCGTGTTCGCGCTCGTGGGAAGCTACTTGCCGCCGCCGCCTCCCGCCGCCAAGCCCGACCCGCCGCCGCAATGGGGAGACACGACGGTGATCCGCGAGCGCCTGGGCCCGCGCGTGCGCGACCTCGTGCACGACACGGGCACGATGCGCTGGCCCGCCCTCTCGCCGCAGCACTACCGGCAGGCGATGGAGAGCACGTCGGGCCCCATCCTCCAAATCCGCAAGAACCTCGCCAACGACGCGAAGAAGTACCAGGAGCTCCAGCGCGGCATCGAGGCTCTGGCGAGCACGTACTTCACGGACAACGTCGTCCGCATGGACTACCTGCTCACGCGAGCCACGAAGATCTGA